In one Leptospiraceae bacterium genomic region, the following are encoded:
- a CDS encoding TonB-dependent receptor plug domain-containing protein — protein MRIFIYIIILIILSPLWADENPEVKETEKVRVVGKKDKDEYESLEGTEKNPSGFSSVIPLEDTKDKYNSIDEVLEKESGLRVRRYGGLGAYSTLSIRGANPNQVKFYIDGVPINNNVGGEINLAELPFENLESIEVHKSGSSYGLSSSSVGGAVNLKTRKGKKKKKESRILLGGGSFHTIKGTVSHYDNTGEDLGYGFLASSEKSDGDFRFRNDNGTPVINTYDDYDDIRKNSWYERSAVSGTVNLKKGNTEYKLFNDFLYRMYGLPGQSNRTEKVKRKYLRNTSALGSTSKGIGFDNLNLSTRLYYTGMRDQLFDPKEEITYSEPNSRADIQQYGIHLLPEIYLLSYHQILRFMFGLERETFKNDKRNTDDKIVEKLPRKFRSHDLVQLEDEFRFFKKRLRIIPSYKWEIYHDRYNENILKKDYYNLTEKDSSIQRLTSKKLGGLIVPYKEKHLEFAWKANVSEEYRMPDFLELFGERGSIIGNPNLNPEKSRNFDTGPVIELNYENLSYHTSLVYYSKNILDMIQYVPNSQFTLRPENIDSAYIKGFEWNQKLKLYKTWILKSNYTYQKAINTSDSYSLNGKYLPLRPMHEWQAGIYYKAEKLECGLENTFIGANYKDRTNEYQNYQEARWIYNTYFTYYLYKNKEKDSETEVYINFQIKNIGDKRISDIVGYPLPGRSYYAFLSAKF, from the coding sequence ATGAGAATATTCATATATATAATAATACTTATAATCTTAAGTCCCCTGTGGGCCGATGAAAACCCGGAAGTAAAAGAAACAGAAAAAGTACGGGTTGTTGGAAAAAAAGATAAAGATGAGTATGAAAGTCTCGAAGGAACCGAGAAAAATCCCAGTGGTTTTAGTTCCGTAATTCCCCTGGAGGATACAAAAGATAAATATAACTCCATAGACGAAGTTTTAGAAAAAGAGTCAGGCCTGCGTGTAAGAAGATACGGAGGGCTCGGAGCCTATTCCACCCTTTCTATTCGAGGAGCAAATCCGAACCAGGTAAAATTCTATATCGATGGAGTTCCTATTAATAATAATGTGGGTGGTGAGATTAACCTTGCCGAACTTCCCTTTGAAAATTTGGAGAGCATTGAAGTTCATAAAAGTGGTTCCTCTTACGGGCTGAGTTCTTCTTCTGTGGGGGGAGCGGTTAATTTAAAAACCAGAAAAGGAAAAAAGAAAAAGAAAGAAAGTCGGATTCTTCTCGGAGGAGGAAGCTTTCATACTATTAAAGGAACTGTATCTCATTATGATAATACGGGAGAAGATCTGGGTTATGGCTTTCTCGCATCCTCTGAAAAATCTGATGGAGACTTTCGTTTTCGTAATGATAATGGAACACCGGTCATTAATACCTATGATGATTATGATGACATTCGTAAAAACTCCTGGTATGAACGCTCAGCGGTTTCCGGAACAGTCAATCTAAAAAAAGGAAATACAGAGTACAAGTTATTTAATGATTTCTTATATAGGATGTACGGTCTTCCGGGTCAATCAAACCGTACAGAAAAAGTAAAACGAAAATATCTAAGAAACACATCGGCTCTGGGAAGCACAAGCAAGGGTATTGGTTTTGATAATTTGAACCTTTCAACAAGGCTGTATTATACAGGAATGCGGGACCAGCTTTTCGACCCCAAAGAAGAAATCACCTATTCGGAACCTAATTCAAGAGCGGATATACAGCAGTACGGAATTCACCTTTTACCCGAAATTTATCTTCTTTCGTATCATCAAATTTTACGTTTCATGTTCGGACTGGAAAGGGAAACCTTTAAAAATGATAAGAGAAACACAGATGATAAAATAGTAGAAAAGCTTCCACGAAAATTTAGAAGCCATGATCTGGTTCAGCTGGAAGATGAGTTCCGCTTTTTTAAAAAGAGATTGCGAATCATTCCTTCTTATAAATGGGAAATCTATCATGATAGATATAATGAGAATATTCTAAAGAAAGATTATTATAATCTAACAGAGAAGGATAGCTCTATTCAGAGACTTACCTCGAAGAAGCTCGGAGGACTCATTGTTCCTTATAAAGAAAAACATCTGGAATTTGCCTGGAAAGCCAATGTGTCGGAAGAATACAGGATGCCCGACTTTTTAGAGCTATTCGGAGAAAGAGGGAGTATTATCGGAAACCCAAATTTGAACCCGGAAAAAAGCCGAAACTTTGATACCGGTCCAGTAATAGAGCTAAACTATGAGAATCTTTCTTACCATACTTCTCTTGTTTATTATTCCAAAAATATTCTGGATATGATTCAGTATGTTCCGAATTCCCAGTTTACCCTGCGACCGGAAAATATCGACAGTGCCTATATAAAAGGATTTGAATGGAATCAGAAGCTAAAACTTTACAAAACCTGGATACTAAAAAGTAATTACACCTACCAGAAAGCTATAAATACCTCCGATTCCTATAGCTTAAATGGAAAATATTTGCCCCTGCGACCCATGCACGAATGGCAGGCCGGAATTTATTATAAGGCTGAAAAATTGGAATGCGGTCTGGAAAATACCTTTATTGGAGCAAATTATAAGGATAGAACCAACGAATACCAGAATTACCAGGAGGCCCGCTGGATTTATAATACCTATTTCACTTATTATCTATATAAGAATAAAGAAAAGGATTCGGAAACAGAAGTCTATATAAACTTCCAGATAAAAAATATCGGGGATAAACGCATTTCGGATATCGTAGGCTACCCCCTACCCGGCAGGTCTTACTATGCTTTCTTGAGTGCGAAGTTTTAG
- a CDS encoding immunity 26/phosphotriesterase HocA family protein yields MTEKKVKQHRTIGSIIKVPLNEDYHTYARILPGTSFAFYDHRTTDEIEDLTKIISSPILFIISVQNYAITRGRWLKIGKIPLEESLLKEPPRFVQDALNPEIFEIVENGNRRKATIEECMGLERLSVWQPAAVEKRLIEHYNGKKSDWLLQIIDPTRRKKNNKNTGRLQKYLNDVLEV; encoded by the coding sequence ATGACAGAGAAGAAAGTAAAACAACACAGAACCATAGGTTCTATAATTAAAGTTCCCCTAAATGAGGATTATCATACCTATGCCAGAATACTACCCGGAACTTCTTTTGCTTTCTACGATCACCGCACAACAGACGAAATAGAAGACCTTACAAAAATAATATCCAGCCCAATTTTATTTATTATATCCGTGCAAAATTATGCAATTACCAGAGGCAGGTGGTTGAAAATTGGAAAAATTCCTCTGGAAGAATCACTATTAAAAGAACCACCACGTTTCGTTCAGGACGCTCTAAATCCAGAAATATTTGAAATTGTCGAAAATGGCAATAGAAGAAAAGCAACAATAGAAGAATGTATGGGACTGGAAAGACTTTCCGTCTGGCAACCCGCCGCTGTTGAAAAAAGGCTAATAGAACACTATAACGGTAAAAAATCTGATTGGCTTTTACAAATTATAGATCCTACCAGAAGAAAAAAGAATAATAAAAATACCGGGCGTTTGCAGAAATATTTAAACGATGTTCTTGAAGTATAG
- a CDS encoding SCO family protein produces the protein MVFKILFLYFFICVSGLSLLAYDPSKQPVKNETPTHLKDIGVDERPGASLSLDTVFRDEKGEERPLSSFFKQQKPILLALVYFSCPNLCNYQLNGLTKSLKKLDWLTGKQFEVMAISIDPKEDSTLAAQKKEAYLNEYARSGASEGWHFLTGKEESIHKIAGEVGFRYKWNPEAEQWAHAAATYVLTPDGRISRYLYGIDFDPQTVKLSLVEASNGKIGNFVDRVLLFCFQFDPKLNRYTLFAYNLMRVAAGLTVLFIGAFMLLFWFKQKKSKEIQGVHR, from the coding sequence ATGGTTTTTAAAATCCTCTTTCTCTATTTTTTTATCTGTGTTTCTGGACTCTCTTTGCTGGCTTACGATCCTTCCAAACAGCCAGTAAAGAACGAAACCCCAACACATTTAAAAGATATTGGGGTGGATGAAAGACCCGGAGCGAGTCTCAGTCTCGATACAGTGTTTCGGGACGAGAAAGGAGAAGAAAGACCTCTTTCTTCCTTTTTTAAGCAACAAAAGCCTATTCTTCTCGCCCTGGTCTATTTCAGTTGTCCGAATCTCTGTAATTACCAGTTGAATGGCTTGACCAAAAGTCTTAAAAAATTGGACTGGTTAACCGGAAAACAATTCGAGGTAATGGCTATCAGTATAGATCCCAAAGAGGACTCTACTCTGGCAGCACAGAAAAAAGAGGCATACCTGAATGAATATGCCAGATCGGGTGCATCCGAAGGCTGGCATTTTCTAACAGGAAAAGAGGAAAGTATTCATAAAATTGCCGGCGAAGTCGGGTTTCGTTACAAATGGAATCCGGAAGCCGAACAATGGGCACATGCAGCAGCTACTTACGTTTTAACCCCGGATGGGAGAATTTCTCGCTATCTTTACGGGATTGATTTTGATCCACAAACCGTAAAGCTTTCTTTGGTAGAAGCTTCCAATGGAAAAATCGGAAATTTTGTAGACAGGGTGTTATTGTTTTGTTTTCAGTTCGATCCAAAACTGAATCGCTATACCCTGTTTGCCTATAACCTGATGAGGGTTGCAGCAGGTTTGACCGTTTTATTTATAGGAGCATTTATGCTTCTATTCTGGTTTAAGCAAAAGAAATCAAAGGAGATACAAGGAGTCCACCGGTAA